From Spartinivicinus poritis:
CATAGATCCGCTGTAATGCAAACTGAGGTTGATTCTCTTCGCCAGCTGCCTGATTTTGTTGATTTTCAGCCATTTACGTAATTCCTTAATTAATTTATGTCATTTAATACGCTAAGCAGGTCAGCAATACTAACTCAGCTGACACACCTTCGTCATGCATCACCTGGTTGGCCTGTGACAGCAACCATAGCACTAATCAATGTTTATGTCGCAAAATAAAGACGTCACTTGTTGGTTACTATATCTACATACCTATGAACTTTACATAGTATGGAGGCCAGAAGCCATAAACAATTATTAAAGGTGAATGGTGCTAATGAGCGTCAGCAATAAGCGGGTCAAGCCTGCCTTCGCGCTCTAAAGCATAAAGGTCATCACAGCCACCCACATGCTGTTTACCAATCCAAATTTGTGGTACCGAAGTACGCCCTGCTTTTTCAGCCATTTGCCTACGCACCCCTGGCTTACCATCCACACTTACCAATTGATAAGGCACTTGCTTACTATCAAGTAAGCGTAGTGCCCGGATACAAAAGGGACAGTAAGCTGAGCTGTAAATGGTTATACCACTCATCTTTCTTTAACATCCTCAGCAACACATAGTCACTAACAAAACCCTGGCATTACTTAATCACTGGCAAGTTTTCACTCGTCCAGGTTTGCATACCACCTTGCAACCTAAGCACTTGCTCAAAGCCAGCAGCTTTCAACGCTTTACCAGCTGTACTACCTTGTTGACCCATTTTATCAACGATAATAATGGGCTTGTCCTTGTGCTTTTCTAACTCTTTCATCCGTTCAGCAAACTTGGTAGATGGAATATTGATAGCATTAACAATATGTCCCGCCTGGAACTCCTTACCATCTCGAACATCTACCACTACTGCATCTTTGTTGTTTACTGCAGAAGTTAGCTGGCTGGTGGTGATAGTAGCCCCAGCTTTGCGCCCTTCGGTATAAATCAAAGCCGCCAATAGCGCTATAAAAGCAGTAACCAAGTATGGATGGTTGACAACAAACTCTATCAATTTCTCCATTTGTATTCAGACCTTGCGATTAAATAGGCTGGCAAGTATACAGGTTTCAATAACCATGCTAAATAGCTGTTAACAGGTTAAATGCTAAACATTGACTGCAATAAAAACCTCAGCTGCCTTCAATAGACCTCTAATTAGAATCTCGCTAATATCTCTCTTACCCCTTTATGTACCACTTATTTACGAGCAGCACTAATCCATATGAGTAACCAACGTCGTACTACCGCACTACTTATCCTTGATGGTTTTGGCTATAGCGAAACGTCAGAATCCAATGCTATTGCAGCAGCTGAAACGCCTGTTTGGGACAAGCTCTGGCAACAAAACCCTCGCAGTTTAGTTTCAGGGTCTGGGATAGATGTAGGGCTACCTGATGGCCAAATGGGGAACTCAGAAGTTGGCCATATGAACCTAGGGGCAGGCCGAGTGGTGTATCAAGACTTCACTCGTATAACTAAAGCCATTGCAGATGCCTCCTTTTTTACCAACCCAATTCTGACTGAAGTGGTAGACAAAGCGATTGCTGATAATAAAGCCGTGCATATTTTAGGCTTGCTATCTCCTGGCGGTGTACATAGTCATGAAGACCATATTTTAGCCATGATTGACTTAGCTGCTCAGCGTGGTGCTAAAGCAGTTTATGTACATGCATTTTTAGATGGTCGTGATACTCCCCCTCGTAGTGCTGAGGCATCATTAAAGCGAATTGAAGCCAAGCTTACAGACTTAGGTGTGGGTCACATTGCCAGTTTAATCGGTCGCTACTTCGCCATGGATCGTGACAATCGTTGGGACCGAGTTGCAGCTGCTTATAACTTGCTTACTTTAGGTACCGCAGAGTTCTCTGCAGAAGATCCAGTTGCTGGCTTGCAAGCAGCTTATGTTAGAGATGAAAATGACGAGTTTGTTAAGGCAACCAGCGTAACTCCTGCCGACCAGAAACCTGCCGTTATTGGCGATGGTGACGCAGTTGTGTTTATGAACTTTCGTGCTGACCGAGCCAGGCAGCTAACACGCGCATTCGTAGAAGACAACTTTAGTGGCTTTGAACGGAATAGCCGACCTAATCTTGCTGGTTTTGTCATGCTCACTCAATATGCTGCTGATATTCCTGCACCTTGCGCATTTCCACCAGCATCATTAAAAAACACCCTTGGTGAATATTTAGCATCTCTTGGAAAAACCCAATTACGTATTGCAGAAACAGAAAAGTACGCTCATGTAACCTTTTTCTTTAGTGGGGGAGAAGAAACCCCTTATGAGGGCGAAACTCGTATTTTGGTTAACTCACCGGATGTAGCCACTTATGACCTAAAACCTGAAATGAGTGCCCCCGAAGTCACTGATAAGCTAGTTGAAGCAATTACCAGTGGAAAGTACGACTTAGTGGTATGTAATTATGCGAATGGTGATATGGTAGGCCACACTGGTGTTTTTGATGCGGCAGTGAAAGCAGTTGAATGTCTTGATGAATGCCTTAGCCGAATTCTTAAAGCGCTGGAGCAAGTTAATGGTCAATGTTTGATTACCGCTGATCATGGTAATGTAGAGCAGATGAGTAACGCAGAAACAGGACAGGCCCATACGGCCCATACGTGTGAGCCTGTACCACTAGTCTATGCTGGCCCAAAAGCGATTAGGATTAAAGATGGCGGTATTCTGTCAGATATTGCCCCGACAATACTTAGCTTAATGGAACTACCCATTCCAGAAGAAATGACAGGTAAAATATTAGTGGAGCAAGCAAACTAGTTTTGTCACAAAGACTTAGGAACGTGTACGAAATAACTTACAGTTTTGGCTCCAATCCATCCCGCTTGGCTGTGTTGCAAAAACTCGACGTAGGCCCACTATGCCTTCTTTTTTGCGCCTTGCCAAACGGGCGCCTTGGAACAAAAATCTAGCAAGTTATTTCGTGCACGTCCCTTATTTCCTCATAAGCCAAAAAATAAGTTAAAAAACTTACGGAATTAATCCGCTGTTTCTTCCTCTAAAAAACCCAACATATATGTTGGGTTTTTTAGCTTTTCGTGAAGTTTCTTTGCGACATCGTTAATTAGCAGGCATACTTAAAAAAACACCTTCTGGTGTGTTTCATTAAATGTTTCCAACTACAAGTGTTGTAATCAATGTTGAAATTTATCTTTTCCTTGACCAAACAACTTTATAAACCTATCTGTATTTGTTTAATAAGCAGTACTGCCCTCCTCTACAGCAGCATTAGCTGGGCTAACCCTGAATTACAAGAAAAAGAAAAACAATTAAAACAATTACAGGCTGAAATTAAAAAAACTCAGCAGCTACTCAAAAAAATTCAGCAACAACGCTCTAACGTACAGCAGTCGTTGCAAACAAGTGAGCAGGAAATGGAGCAGCTTCATAAAAAAGTGCAAGAAATTGAAAACCGGTTGCAGGAGGGCCAGCAACAACTAAAAAAGCTCCAAACTAGGCAGCACCAACTCAGGGTTGCCAAGCGTCAACAGCAACAACAACTAGAACAAACCATGTTACTGGCGCTGTACACAGGTCAAAACTCTAATATAAAAATGTTGCTGAACCAACAGCAACCTACTGACGTTGCACGTACCCAAAAATATCTTGGCTATCTCGCCCAAGCCCGTCAACAAAAAGTCACTGAGTTTAATCAAACTATTCAGTCGTTAACTCAGGTTGGCCAACAAATTAAAGCAACTAACACTCAGCTGGCTAACCAGCAGCTTGCCTTAGCCAAACAAAAGCAAGCACTCACAACCCAAAAAGCAAAGAGACGCCTGCTATTAAAGCAGCTTGAGCAAGAGCTGGCGGCTAAAGACCAGACGCTGGCATCCCAACAGAAAGAGCGATCAGAGCTAGAGCAAGTTCTCAAAACCTTAGCAAAAACGATTACTCCCCTGCCTCTACCAGGCACGCCTTTCTACAAACAGCGAGGCAAACTCCCCTGGCCAATCCAAGGAAAAGTAACAAACCGCTATGGTAGTTTGAAAAAACAAACTAAATTAAAGTGGCAGGGTCTATTTATTCAAAGTAATGAGGGCTCCTCAGTATCAGCCGTACACCATGGCAGAGTAGTGTTTTCTGATTGGCTGAGAGGGTCAGGCCTGTTAATTATTGTGGATCATGGCGGCGGCTATATGTCACTGTACGCTCATAACCAAACGCTACTAAAAGAAACAGGCGAATGGGTAAAAGCAGGTGAAGCAATTGCAACGGTTGGCAATACAGGCGGAAACAATGAAATCGGGCTTTACTTTGAGATAAGACATAAAGGTCGGCCACAAAACCCAAGTGGGTGGATAGTTGCCCGTCGGTAAGGTCGCCCAGTAATCAATAAGCAGATAGAGATCACGAATCGCAAGGGCCTAAACAGAGGATGTTACAAGGGCAGTGGTTTTACCACATCTCATAGGATATAAATACCTTAATAGAGAGTTATTCAATCGAGAGTTTTTAATGATCAGCAAACGCTTAAAGTTTTCCCCTTCAGTTCGTCATCTCGCTTTCGCAGTGACTGCCCTTGTTAGTAGCCTAGCGTTTGCCGAAACCGAGCCGAACCAGCCCTTGAAAGGCCGCTTGCCACTACAAGAACTTCGCACCTTTGCAGAAGTATTTGACCGCATCAAAGTGGCATACGTTGAAAATGTTGATGACAAAACCCTTTTAGAAAATGCCATCAAAGGTATGCTGACCGGGCTAGACCCCCACTCTGCTTACCTTGACCCCAAAGACTTTGAGGACTTGCAAATCAATACCACTGGTGAGTTTGGTGGGCTAGGCATTGAAGTTGGTATGGAAAACGGATTTGTCAAAGTCATTGCTCCTATCGACGATACGCCTGCACAACGTGCTGGTGTAGAAGCTGGAGACCTCATCATCAAGCTTGACCAAAAACCAGTCAAAGGCATGAGCCTAAACGAAGCCGTAGAAATGATGCGAGGCAAGCCTGGTGAGCCAATTACATTAACTATTGTGCGTGAAGGCAATAGTAAGCCTTTTGATATCGTGATCAAGCGCGACATCATTAAAGTACAAAGCGTCAAGTCCAAGCCACTTGATGAAGGCTACGGCTACATTCGAATTACTCAATTCCAAATCGACTCAGGCGATGAAGTCGTTAATGCCATCAAAAAGCTAGCCAAAGCCAATAAAGGCAAATTAAATGGACTGATATTGGACCTACGCAATAATCCAGGTGGGGTTTTGCAAGCAGCAGTGGATGTTTCTGATGCATTTTTGAAAAAAGGTGTCATCGTTTATACAAAAGGTCGTATTCCAAACTCTGAGTTGCGCTTTAAAGCAGACGAAAAAGACCCATCCAATGGTGTACCCGTTGTTGTATTAATCAATAGCGGCTCTGCTTCTGCTTCAGAGATTGTTGCAGGGGCTTTACAAGACCATAAACGCGCCATCATTATGGGAACTGATAGTTTTGGTAAAGGCTCCGTACAAACAGTCTTACCCCTTAATAACCAGCGAGCCTTAAAGTTAACAACAGCTCTGTATTACACCCCTAATGGTCGCTCTATTCAAGCACAAGGTATTGAGCCAGATATTACTGTTGATAGGGCTAAAGTCACTAAACTCGATCAAGGCGTCACTTATAAAGAAGCAGATCTACAGGGACATTTGAATAATGGTAATGGTTTAAAAGATAAACCTAGCTCTCTCAAGGCAAAAAAAGTAGATAAGCAGCTGGAAAGTGACAACCAGTTACAGCAAGCGCTAAGTCTTCTTAAAGGCCTAAGTATTGCCAATAAAGCGATTAAATAAATAAAAAAGCCGCTAGCTTAATAAAGTTAGCGGCTTTTTTAAACCAAGAATCTACAACATATTTTTTAATTGCGAGCATCTCGCTGATAAACTAACTGCCCCATAATATAAGTAGCCGCTACTGCTCGATCATCCCCCAGTGTTGTTAGCACAAACAATTTTTCCAACAAATCTGTCGTATGCTGTAAGCGATATTTGATCAATGGCGTTGCTTGATAATCCAATACCACAAAATCAGCTTCTTTCCCCTTAGCAAAATTACCGATTTTGCTATCAAGACTAAGCGCTTTTGCTCCACCTAAAGTAGCCAAATAAAATGACTTTAAGGGTGACAATTGTTGTTTTTTTAGCTGGCTGACTTTATAACCATCACCAAGCGTTTGTAGCAAAGAAAAGCTGGTTCCACCGCCCACATCGGTACCCATCCCTACCTTGACACCATACTTTTCCATTTTTGCCAAATCAAATAATCCACTGCCTAAAAATAAGTTGGAAGAAGGGCAAAAAGCTAAAGCAGATTCAGTTTCAGCCAGCCGCTGACATTGGTGATCACAAAGATGCACGCCATGAGCAAAAACAGACCGATTCCCCAACAGCTGATGTGTATCGTATACATCCAAATAGTCTTTGGCATCTGGAAACAACTGTTTAATCAGCTCAATTTCATCAGTATTTTCTGACAAGTGTGTATGCAAATAAACACCTGGAAACTCTTGTAACAACTGCCCCGCTTTAGCCAGCTGCTCTTTACTTGAGGTAATGGCAAAACGAGGAGTTACTGCATAAAGCAGCCGATCTTGCTGATGCCAACGTTCGATAAGTGCTTTGGATTGTTGATAGCTGGACTCTGGTGTATCCAATAAATCTTCCGGCGCTTGCCTGTCCATCATTACCTTACCAGCAATCATTCGTAAACGGCGGCGCTGTGCTTGAGTAAAAAATGCATCTATCGACTCTGGATGAACCGTACCAAAGACCAAAGCAGTAGTGGTGCCATTGCGTAACAGCTCATTTAGAAATACCTCTGCTACTTCCTCTGCATGAGCTTGGTCAGTAAAAGCCATTTCTGCGGGAAATGTATATTTTTCCAGCCAATCAAGAAGCTGCTCACCATAAGAAGCAATCATTCCCGTTTGAGGGTAATGAATATGAGTATCAATAAACCCAGGTGTTATTAAGCAGTTGGGATAGTGATTAATTGATGCAGACTTTGGTAACAGTGGTAGCAATTGCTCTGCTGGCCCGACGTTATCAATATACCCATTTTTTATAATTAACAGTCCATCAGGAAAGTATTGATAAGCTTGATCACCTGCACTGGCAGGGTCTGCAGTAAAGTGCAGCAAAGCTGCACGAACAGCCGTAATAGTGTCTGACATAGACTCTTTCTCTTAGGTTCTTGCTAAGGAACGTGCATAAAACACTGCACTATACGCACAAAAACCAAGCCAATGGCTTGGTTTTGCTAATAACAAGAGGTTAGCTTGTACTTTGCTTAGTCAGTATCCAGTGCTCTGGCTGCCTAATAATCCAACCAAAAAACTGGGCTATGTTGATCTTATATCAAAAACCTGACCACAAAGACAAACTTTAACGAGCATAGCTCGAATATCACTTGGTGTAAACACTTCCAAAACAACGAGAAGTAGAGCCTCTGATTCTACTCTCCCTAACGCCAGTCCAAGCACTTCTCCCCTATTCAAACTAACGCCTGATGCCACAGCCCTTAAGAATTATTTGAGTAATTTGCTCGGCAGCCTGTTGATAATCGTCATCTGCTAAGTTTTCTTTACCTAGCACAGCTTTCACTTGTTCGCCAAAATCAGCATAGTGCTGAGTAGAAGCCCAAATTAAAAACAACAAGTGATAAGGGTCAACTGGATCCATTTTGCCTTGAGCAATCCAGGCTTTAATAACACTTGCTTTTTCAGCTACCCAGTTTTCAAAGTCAGTTTCAATATACTGACTTAAGAAGGGAGCACCATGAATGATTTCACTGGCAAAAATTCTGGATGCCAAAGGGTTTGTTTTAGAGTACATGACCTTAGAATGGATGTAAGCAGCTAATGCCTCAGCAGGGTCATCATCTGGCTTAATATCGTTAAAAGCAGAATTCCATAGCTCAATGATGTTATGCAATACAGCACCATAAAGATCTATCTTACTTTTAAAGTAATAGTGAACATTTGCTTTTGGTAACCCTGCTCGCTCTGCAATCTTCCTTACTGAAGCCCCTTTAAAGCCATGGTTGACAAACTCAATTTCAGCGGCATCAATAATCACCTGCTCATTTTGTTGGCGAATTTTACCAGTAGGCTTGCGTTGTTTATCAGCCGCCGCTTTTGTCAAGATATTCTCTGTACTACTCATTAGCTAGCCACATCAAATGTTAATTGAATCAGAAAGTAGGCTGTACTCCTACAAGCAACCTTTCTTTAAGAGGTGACACTATTCACTTAGGGTATACTTACTGCAAGCTATGCTCAAACCCTAACCTCTATAGACTAGCCTATCAAAGCTTGTTGCTACTCCCAAGCAATAACTGCAAAAGGATTTGATAGCTATCAGTTGTGGCATTAAGACAAAAGATTGAAGACACTGGTAGCATAAAGGGCACCTCTAATAATTGTTTTCAGTCTCTGGCCTTCTGGTAAATTCGCAATCAAGGCGTTGGTTTGAAGGCATGCTGGTGGCCTGTCGAAAAGCAACAACACTGAGTGCGGGTTTACCAGAAGGCCCTGAAAGGCGCTGCCTGACGGGCTCTTGCACTGCGTTGGCTTGTTTGGAAAGGCAACCTAGCCTTACACTGCACAAGCCGTCTTATTCAAGACCCCGTCAGCTTGCGCAGAGGCCATAAACAATTATTAGAGGTGCCCTAAACATGAGGCATTCACTGCTAATATTATAGTAATGAGTTAGTTGTTAGCTGGTATGTGGCCTAAAAGTATTTCTCTTTTAATTTTGGGGGTAGCCTTTAATGCTATTGCCCAATCTCAACCCCCGAAAGCCTATTTAGATGTCTCAGTGCTTAACTTAGGCGGACCGATGGGCTCTGCTTTTCGTTATTTAGCCAGTGAGTTCCAACGTCGCCATCCAGAAGTAAAAGTAAGGTTACATACAGAATCTGATGCCAATTACAAAAAAAAACTAATTCAGTGGTTAACAGCTGAAAAAGGAATGGATGTTCTTCACTGGCAAGCAGGTGAACGCTTGTTTAACTTAGTGAGAAAAGGTTATCTAAAGCCTATAACCCCACTGTGGCAACAACAGCAATGGAACAATGCATTTTCTTCAGGCATGCAAGACCTGGTAAAATTTAATGATGACTTTTATGCCGTACCCTTTAGCTATTATCATTGGGCTATTTATTATAAAAAATCCACATTCAAGAAATTAAATATTACCCCACCAACGACCTGGAATACACTTATTGAAATATGTAAAAAAATACGAGCTAACCAAAAAAATCCTATTGTCTTAGGTAATAAATACTTATGGCCAGCAGAGTCCTGGTTTGATTATATCAATTTAAGGCTTAACGGTATTGAGTTTCACCAGGCATTATTAGCAGGCAATATTTCTTATAAAGACCAGCGAGTTAAGCAGGTATTTATTCA
This genomic window contains:
- the grxC gene encoding glutaredoxin 3, whose protein sequence is MSGITIYSSAYCPFCIRALRLLDSKQVPYQLVSVDGKPGVRRQMAEKAGRTSVPQIWIGKQHVGGCDDLYALEREGRLDPLIADAH
- a CDS encoding rhodanese-like domain-containing protein; amino-acid sequence: MEKLIEFVVNHPYLVTAFIALLAALIYTEGRKAGATITTSQLTSAVNNKDAVVVDVRDGKEFQAGHIVNAINIPSTKFAERMKELEKHKDKPIIIVDKMGQQGSTAGKALKAAGFEQVLRLQGGMQTWTSENLPVIK
- the gpmM gene encoding 2,3-bisphosphoglycerate-independent phosphoglycerate mutase; this encodes MSNQRRTTALLILDGFGYSETSESNAIAAAETPVWDKLWQQNPRSLVSGSGIDVGLPDGQMGNSEVGHMNLGAGRVVYQDFTRITKAIADASFFTNPILTEVVDKAIADNKAVHILGLLSPGGVHSHEDHILAMIDLAAQRGAKAVYVHAFLDGRDTPPRSAEASLKRIEAKLTDLGVGHIASLIGRYFAMDRDNRWDRVAAAYNLLTLGTAEFSAEDPVAGLQAAYVRDENDEFVKATSVTPADQKPAVIGDGDAVVFMNFRADRARQLTRAFVEDNFSGFERNSRPNLAGFVMLTQYAADIPAPCAFPPASLKNTLGEYLASLGKTQLRIAETEKYAHVTFFFSGGEETPYEGETRILVNSPDVATYDLKPEMSAPEVTDKLVEAITSGKYDLVVCNYANGDMVGHTGVFDAAVKAVECLDECLSRILKALEQVNGQCLITADHGNVEQMSNAETGQAHTAHTCEPVPLVYAGPKAIRIKDGGILSDIAPTILSLMELPIPEEMTGKILVEQAN
- a CDS encoding murein hydrolase activator EnvC family protein translates to MLKFIFSLTKQLYKPICICLISSTALLYSSISWANPELQEKEKQLKQLQAEIKKTQQLLKKIQQQRSNVQQSLQTSEQEMEQLHKKVQEIENRLQEGQQQLKKLQTRQHQLRVAKRQQQQQLEQTMLLALYTGQNSNIKMLLNQQQPTDVARTQKYLGYLAQARQQKVTEFNQTIQSLTQVGQQIKATNTQLANQQLALAKQKQALTTQKAKRRLLLKQLEQELAAKDQTLASQQKERSELEQVLKTLAKTITPLPLPGTPFYKQRGKLPWPIQGKVTNRYGSLKKQTKLKWQGLFIQSNEGSSVSAVHHGRVVFSDWLRGSGLLIIVDHGGGYMSLYAHNQTLLKETGEWVKAGEAIATVGNTGGNNEIGLYFEIRHKGRPQNPSGWIVARR
- a CDS encoding S41 family peptidase, translating into MISKRLKFSPSVRHLAFAVTALVSSLAFAETEPNQPLKGRLPLQELRTFAEVFDRIKVAYVENVDDKTLLENAIKGMLTGLDPHSAYLDPKDFEDLQINTTGEFGGLGIEVGMENGFVKVIAPIDDTPAQRAGVEAGDLIIKLDQKPVKGMSLNEAVEMMRGKPGEPITLTIVREGNSKPFDIVIKRDIIKVQSVKSKPLDEGYGYIRITQFQIDSGDEVVNAIKKLAKANKGKLNGLILDLRNNPGGVLQAAVDVSDAFLKKGVIVYTKGRIPNSELRFKADEKDPSNGVPVVVLINSGSASASEIVAGALQDHKRAIIMGTDSFGKGSVQTVLPLNNQRALKLTTALYYTPNGRSIQAQGIEPDITVDRAKVTKLDQGVTYKEADLQGHLNNGNGLKDKPSSLKAKKVDKQLESDNQLQQALSLLKGLSIANKAIK
- the guaD gene encoding guanine deaminase gives rise to the protein MSDTITAVRAALLHFTADPASAGDQAYQYFPDGLLIIKNGYIDNVGPAEQLLPLLPKSASINHYPNCLITPGFIDTHIHYPQTGMIASYGEQLLDWLEKYTFPAEMAFTDQAHAEEVAEVFLNELLRNGTTTALVFGTVHPESIDAFFTQAQRRRLRMIAGKVMMDRQAPEDLLDTPESSYQQSKALIERWHQQDRLLYAVTPRFAITSSKEQLAKAGQLLQEFPGVYLHTHLSENTDEIELIKQLFPDAKDYLDVYDTHQLLGNRSVFAHGVHLCDHQCQRLAETESALAFCPSSNLFLGSGLFDLAKMEKYGVKVGMGTDVGGGTSFSLLQTLGDGYKVSQLKKQQLSPLKSFYLATLGGAKALSLDSKIGNFAKGKEADFVVLDYQATPLIKYRLQHTTDLLEKLFVLTTLGDDRAVAATYIMGQLVYQRDARN
- a CDS encoding TetR/AcrR family transcriptional regulator codes for the protein MSSTENILTKAAADKQRKPTGKIRQQNEQVIIDAAEIEFVNHGFKGASVRKIAERAGLPKANVHYYFKSKIDLYGAVLHNIIELWNSAFNDIKPDDDPAEALAAYIHSKVMYSKTNPLASRIFASEIIHGAPFLSQYIETDFENWVAEKASVIKAWIAQGKMDPVDPYHLLFLIWASTQHYADFGEQVKAVLGKENLADDDYQQAAEQITQIILKGCGIRR
- a CDS encoding ABC transporter substrate-binding protein, translated to MWPKSISLLILGVAFNAIAQSQPPKAYLDVSVLNLGGPMGSAFRYLASEFQRRHPEVKVRLHTESDANYKKKLIQWLTAEKGMDVLHWQAGERLFNLVRKGYLKPITPLWQQQQWNNAFSSGMQDLVKFNDDFYAVPFSYYHWAIYYKKSTFKKLNITPPTTWNTLIEICKKIRANQKNPIVLGNKYLWPAESWFDYINLRLNGIEFHQALLAGNISYKDQRVKQVFIHWKQLIDNKCFNPLPEEYDWYEVLPELNRESATMMLIGHFITSKASRNLLNDLDFFPFPKINPSTPQYEEAPTDIFTIPHNTKNLKLAKQFLIMVAQPDVQTTLNQKMKFLPPRLGAKASDQALTKKGKKLLDEAEGITQFFDRDAPKPMVDVANQLFAEFIKTADVESVTDKLEAARQKLYNINNNLF